One segment of Agrococcus sp. ProA11 DNA contains the following:
- the argS gene encoding arginine--tRNA ligase yields MQPSDLSVAVLAAVRSAVGRRAAEVEVSETDIVLERPRNRDHGDWTTNAAMRFAKKAGANPRELADEVAASLAEIDGIARAEVAGPGFINLTLAAGAAGELARTIVEAGDAYGSGESLKDIRINLEFVSANPTGPIHMGGTRWAAVGDSLGRVLERQGALVTREYYFNDHGGQIDRFARSLVAAFRGDPTPEDGYGGAYIAEIARKVDDAYDGDLLDLDDADLQEEFRARGVQLMFDEIRRDLHEFGVDFDVYFHEHQVQTDGSVDRAIETLRERGHVFEQDGALWLRTTSFGDDKDRVLVRSNGAPAYFSGDLGYYQNKRERGFEQNIIMLGADHHGYVGRMMAMCAAFGDTPHVNLELLIGQMVNLLRDGQPVRMSKRAGTIVTMEDLVDAVGVDAARYALVRSSADTPLDIDLELLTQRTNDNPVYYVQYAHARMSAVARNAAAAGIDRSEFDPSLLEHPSESALLGALADFPRVLAQAAELREPHRVARFAEELAGLYHRWYDACRVTPVGDEEVTAVHRTRLWLNDATGQVLRTALTTVGVSAPERM; encoded by the coding sequence ATGCAGCCCTCTGATCTCTCTGTTGCCGTGCTCGCCGCCGTCCGCTCGGCGGTCGGGCGACGAGCGGCAGAGGTCGAGGTGAGCGAGACCGACATCGTGCTCGAGCGCCCGCGCAATCGCGACCACGGCGACTGGACGACGAACGCCGCCATGCGCTTCGCGAAGAAGGCGGGCGCCAATCCGCGCGAGCTCGCCGACGAGGTCGCCGCCTCGCTCGCGGAGATCGACGGCATCGCGCGCGCGGAGGTCGCCGGACCGGGCTTCATCAACCTCACGCTCGCGGCGGGCGCCGCGGGCGAGCTCGCCCGCACGATCGTCGAGGCCGGGGATGCCTACGGCTCGGGGGAGAGCCTGAAGGACATCCGCATCAACCTCGAGTTCGTCTCGGCCAACCCGACCGGACCCATCCACATGGGTGGCACGCGCTGGGCGGCGGTCGGCGACAGCCTCGGCCGCGTGCTCGAGCGCCAGGGCGCGCTCGTCACGCGTGAGTACTACTTCAACGACCACGGCGGCCAGATCGATCGCTTCGCGCGCAGCCTGGTCGCGGCCTTCCGCGGCGACCCCACGCCCGAGGACGGCTATGGCGGCGCCTACATCGCCGAGATCGCGCGCAAGGTCGACGACGCCTATGACGGCGACCTGCTCGACCTCGACGACGCCGATCTGCAGGAGGAGTTCCGGGCCCGCGGCGTGCAGCTCATGTTCGACGAGATCCGCCGCGACCTGCACGAGTTCGGGGTCGACTTCGACGTCTACTTCCACGAGCACCAGGTGCAGACGGATGGTTCCGTCGACCGGGCGATCGAGACGCTGCGCGAGCGCGGCCACGTCTTCGAGCAGGATGGCGCGCTCTGGCTGCGCACGACCTCGTTCGGCGACGACAAGGATCGCGTGCTCGTGCGCTCCAATGGCGCACCGGCGTACTTCTCCGGCGACCTCGGGTACTACCAGAACAAGCGTGAGCGCGGCTTCGAGCAGAACATCATCATGCTCGGCGCCGACCACCACGGGTATGTCGGCCGGATGATGGCGATGTGCGCCGCGTTCGGCGACACGCCCCACGTGAACCTCGAGCTCCTCATCGGCCAGATGGTGAACCTGCTGCGCGACGGGCAGCCGGTGCGCATGTCGAAGCGCGCGGGCACCATCGTCACGATGGAGGACCTGGTGGATGCGGTCGGTGTCGACGCCGCCCGCTACGCGCTCGTGCGCTCGAGCGCCGACACACCGCTCGACATCGACCTCGAGCTGCTGACCCAGCGCACGAACGACAACCCTGTCTACTACGTGCAGTACGCGCACGCCCGCATGTCGGCGGTCGCCCGCAACGCGGCGGCAGCGGGCATCGACCGCAGCGAGTTCGACCCGTCGCTGCTCGAGCACCCGAGCGAATCCGCGCTGCTCGGTGCGCTCGCCGACTTCCCGCGCGTGCTCGCGCAGGCGGCTGAGCTGCGCGAGCCGCACCGCGTCGCGCGCTTCGCCGAGGAGCTCGCCGGGCTCTACCACCGCTGGTACGACGCCTGCCGCGTGACGCCGGTCGGCGACGAGGAGGTCACCGCGGTGCATCGCACGCGCCTGTGGCTGAACGACGCGACCGGCCAGGTGCTGCGCACGGCGCTGACCACGGTCGGCGTCTCCGCGCCCGAGCGGATGTAG